From the genome of Globicephala melas chromosome 16, mGloMel1.2, whole genome shotgun sequence, one region includes:
- the C16H10orf120 gene encoding uncharacterized protein C10orf120 homolog isoform X2 — protein sequence MCQVLCGLCKQLTVGQMCESMNTGQEAQRHLLLFPGSQLFQVTELAQDKDSLCCQGDPCSASPLGIWTKFCKSDPRVAPGKYSPLEKEILRLGGVHTIASRRFLTYKQEEERKMLKELQVLSSDYKRAVEYRKQLTPPCATCGPLEKIWTAKVMVPPEEFKMPQRERLNVSKHIERMQLARALRNKQPLPYIERFRSSLLLSGGGLGLPARDKPGEGKDDRDADPCDYAHQEKRDEAESKTTKRQEIKMNVIFKSEEPKKCVTYHPNDLKPFLPPKKAERSTAGLTNRNLLHLAEFPGDLMLLSQDFISRGIHPSDVSKASCLEEGSAWKEYMHTAASHHY from the exons ATGTGCCAGGTGTTGTGTGGCTTGTGCAAGCAGTTGACTGTAGGACAAATGTGTGAGTCAATGAATACAGGGCAGGAGGCTCAGAGGCACTTGTTGCTATTTCCAGGTTCACAGCTGTTCCAGGTAACTGAACTTGCCCAG GATAAAGACTCCCTGTGCTGCCAGGGGGATCCATGTTCTGCTTCACCATTGGG GATATGGACCAAATTCTGCAAATCAGACCCACGCGTTGCCCCCGGAAAATACTCCCCCTTGGAAAAAGAGATCCTA CGTCTAGGTGGTGTTCACACCATAGCATCCAGGAGGTTTCTGACTTATAAGCAAGAAGAAGAACGGAAAATGCTCAAGGAACTACAGGTGCTGTCTTCAGACTATAAAAGGGCGGTGGAATATAGGAAGCAACTCACCCCTCCTTGTGCCACCTGTGGACCCCTAGAAAAAATATGGACGGCGAAGGTGATGGTGCCCCCAGAGGAGTTCAAAATgccacagcgggagaggctgaACGTCAGCAAGCACATAGAACGAATGCAGCTCGCTCGAGCCCTGAGGAATAAGCAGCCTCTACCCTACATTGAAAGATTTAGGAGCTCTTTGCTTCTGTCTGGAGGGGGCCTGGGCCTCCCGGCAAGGGACAAACCTGGGGAAGGCAAGGATGACCGAGACGCCGATCCCTGCGACTATGCCCATCAAGAGAAGAGAGATGAGGCAGAGAGCAAAACCAcgaaaagacaggaaataaaaatgaacgtAATTTTCAAGtcagaagaaccaaaaaaatgtGTGACGTACCATCCAAATGATCTAAAACCATTCCTCCCtccaaaaaaagcagaaagatCCACTGCTGGCTTAACGAACAGAAATCTTTTGCACCTGGCCGAATTCCCTGGAGACCTAATGCTGCTGAGTCAGGATTTTATATCACGGGGAATCCACCCCAGTGACGTGTCAAAGGCCAGCTGCCTGGAAGAAGGCAGCGCCTGGAAAGAGTACATGcacacagctgcttcccaccattATTAA
- the C16H10orf120 gene encoding uncharacterized protein C10orf120 homolog isoform X1, producing the protein MIREWENGCQKTGKQRARDSRAQERMTTEGKSNKHGTPVQVFNISDSFQDKDSLCCQGDPCSASPLGIWTKFCKSDPRVAPGKYSPLEKEILRLGGVHTIASRRFLTYKQEEERKMLKELQVLSSDYKRAVEYRKQLTPPCATCGPLEKIWTAKVMVPPEEFKMPQRERLNVSKHIERMQLARALRNKQPLPYIERFRSSLLLSGGGLGLPARDKPGEGKDDRDADPCDYAHQEKRDEAESKTTKRQEIKMNVIFKSEEPKKCVTYHPNDLKPFLPPKKAERSTAGLTNRNLLHLAEFPGDLMLLSQDFISRGIHPSDVSKASCLEEGSAWKEYMHTAASHHY; encoded by the exons ATGATCAGAGAATGGGAGAATGGCTGTCAGAAGACTGGAAAACAGAGGGCTAGAGATTCAAGGGCCCAAGAAAGGATGACTACAGAGGGGAAGTCAAATAAGCATGGAACACCAGTCCAGGTATTCAATATAAGCGATTCCTTTCAGGATAAAGACTCCCTGTGCTGCCAGGGGGATCCATGTTCTGCTTCACCATTGGG GATATGGACCAAATTCTGCAAATCAGACCCACGCGTTGCCCCCGGAAAATACTCCCCCTTGGAAAAAGAGATCCTA CGTCTAGGTGGTGTTCACACCATAGCATCCAGGAGGTTTCTGACTTATAAGCAAGAAGAAGAACGGAAAATGCTCAAGGAACTACAGGTGCTGTCTTCAGACTATAAAAGGGCGGTGGAATATAGGAAGCAACTCACCCCTCCTTGTGCCACCTGTGGACCCCTAGAAAAAATATGGACGGCGAAGGTGATGGTGCCCCCAGAGGAGTTCAAAATgccacagcgggagaggctgaACGTCAGCAAGCACATAGAACGAATGCAGCTCGCTCGAGCCCTGAGGAATAAGCAGCCTCTACCCTACATTGAAAGATTTAGGAGCTCTTTGCTTCTGTCTGGAGGGGGCCTGGGCCTCCCGGCAAGGGACAAACCTGGGGAAGGCAAGGATGACCGAGACGCCGATCCCTGCGACTATGCCCATCAAGAGAAGAGAGATGAGGCAGAGAGCAAAACCAcgaaaagacaggaaataaaaatgaacgtAATTTTCAAGtcagaagaaccaaaaaaatgtGTGACGTACCATCCAAATGATCTAAAACCATTCCTCCCtccaaaaaaagcagaaagatCCACTGCTGGCTTAACGAACAGAAATCTTTTGCACCTGGCCGAATTCCCTGGAGACCTAATGCTGCTGAGTCAGGATTTTATATCACGGGGAATCCACCCCAGTGACGTGTCAAAGGCCAGCTGCCTGGAAGAAGGCAGCGCCTGGAAAGAGTACATGcacacagctgcttcccaccattATTAA
- the C16H10orf120 gene encoding uncharacterized protein C10orf120 homolog isoform X3, protein MSEEEKNITATEAQKLPMDSRQSWGCQRFQDKDSLCCQGDPCSASPLGIWTKFCKSDPRVAPGKYSPLEKEILRLGGVHTIASRRFLTYKQEEERKMLKELQVLSSDYKRAVEYRKQLTPPCATCGPLEKIWTAKVMVPPEEFKMPQRERLNVSKHIERMQLARALRNKQPLPYIERFRSSLLLSGGGLGLPARDKPGEGKDDRDADPCDYAHQEKRDEAESKTTKRQEIKMNVIFKSEEPKKCVTYHPNDLKPFLPPKKAERSTAGLTNRNLLHLAEFPGDLMLLSQDFISRGIHPSDVSKASCLEEGSAWKEYMHTAASHHY, encoded by the exons GATAAAGACTCCCTGTGCTGCCAGGGGGATCCATGTTCTGCTTCACCATTGGG GATATGGACCAAATTCTGCAAATCAGACCCACGCGTTGCCCCCGGAAAATACTCCCCCTTGGAAAAAGAGATCCTA CGTCTAGGTGGTGTTCACACCATAGCATCCAGGAGGTTTCTGACTTATAAGCAAGAAGAAGAACGGAAAATGCTCAAGGAACTACAGGTGCTGTCTTCAGACTATAAAAGGGCGGTGGAATATAGGAAGCAACTCACCCCTCCTTGTGCCACCTGTGGACCCCTAGAAAAAATATGGACGGCGAAGGTGATGGTGCCCCCAGAGGAGTTCAAAATgccacagcgggagaggctgaACGTCAGCAAGCACATAGAACGAATGCAGCTCGCTCGAGCCCTGAGGAATAAGCAGCCTCTACCCTACATTGAAAGATTTAGGAGCTCTTTGCTTCTGTCTGGAGGGGGCCTGGGCCTCCCGGCAAGGGACAAACCTGGGGAAGGCAAGGATGACCGAGACGCCGATCCCTGCGACTATGCCCATCAAGAGAAGAGAGATGAGGCAGAGAGCAAAACCAcgaaaagacaggaaataaaaatgaacgtAATTTTCAAGtcagaagaaccaaaaaaatgtGTGACGTACCATCCAAATGATCTAAAACCATTCCTCCCtccaaaaaaagcagaaagatCCACTGCTGGCTTAACGAACAGAAATCTTTTGCACCTGGCCGAATTCCCTGGAGACCTAATGCTGCTGAGTCAGGATTTTATATCACGGGGAATCCACCCCAGTGACGTGTCAAAGGCCAGCTGCCTGGAAGAAGGCAGCGCCTGGAAAGAGTACATGcacacagctgcttcccaccattATTAA